From Cucumis melo cultivar AY chromosome 1, USDA_Cmelo_AY_1.0, whole genome shotgun sequence, a single genomic window includes:
- the LOC127150029 gene encoding zinc finger BED domain-containing protein RICESLEEPER 2-like: MYVNPLEDNVEGEGDSESNLMTASFTQENCRKMLARMVILDELPFKFVESEGFHQFCRALNPKFVIPSRVTVAKDCFQIILNFCQVANHKGDTIGRAIEKCLEGWGIDRLFTVTVDNASSNDVAIAYLVKKFKGRNGLVLDGEFIHIRCCAHILNLIVSDALKDLHVSIIRIRNAVKYVRSSPARLQIFKDFAKEDKMSTKNCLTMDVPTRWNSTFTMLDGAIKCQKTFERLEEHDPSYLPKDDIPTTEDWDNAKVFVKFLKTFSEVTMKFSASMSVTSNIFFHELCLIQEIIREYSSYENALLS; encoded by the exons ATGTATGTAAATCCATTGGAAGATAATGTTGAAGGAGagggagattctgaaagtaATTTGATGACTGCATCATTCACTCaagaaaattgtagaaaaatgCTTGCTAGGATGGTTATCTTGGATGAATTGCCATTTAAGTTCGTAGAAAGTGAAGGGTTTCACCAATTTTGTCGGGCATTAAATCCAAAGTTTGTGATTCCATCAAGAGTAACCGTTGCAAAagattgttttcaaat aattttgaacttttgtcaaGTAGCTAATCATAAAGGAGATACCATAGGTAGAGCCATTGAAAAGTGCTTAGAAGGTTGGGGTATTGATAGGCTCTTTACTGTAACGGTTGATAATGCGAGTTCAAATGATGTAGCCATTGCCTACttggttaaaaagtttaaaggcAGAAATGGGTTGGTGTTGGATGGTGAATTTATTCACATTAGATGTTGTGCTcatattcttaatttaattgttagtgATGCCTTAAAAGATTTGCATGTGTCTATCATTCGAATCAGAAATGCTGTGAAGTATGTTAGGTCATCTCCTGCTAGATTGcaaatatttaaagattttgCTAAAGAAGATAAGATGTCAACAAAAAATTGTCTTACAATGGATGTTCCGACACGATGGAATTCTACTTTTACTATGTTGGATGGAGCAATTAAGTGTCAAAAGACTTTTGAAAGATTGGAGGAGCATGATCCTAGTTATTTGCCAAAGGATGATATTCCTACTACTGAAGATTGGGATAATGCAAAAGTGTTTGTAAAGTTCCTAAAGACTTTTTCAGAGGTAACAATGAAGTTTTCTGCATCTATGTCTGTGacttcaaatatattttttcatgaaCTTTGTTTGATCCAAGAAATAATTCGTGAATACTCATCGTATGAGAATGCATTATTGAGTTAA
- the LOC127149849 gene encoding zinc finger BED domain-containing protein RICESLEEPER 2-like, whose translation MTLSMQTKFNKYWGITTSEQTNLLLYVSVVLDPRYKLAYVNYCFNEFLEEDCAKIWTNKVEEAFRRLCDDYYMRMSKEKYSQTQSCTPIEGFGFQSQSEIPSISSSGSYKARATVHDRFKQSNKTCLDDAKTEVTRYLDEARIDCMGDEYLDLLTWWKVNSSRFKIISQVARDIYSIPISTVPSESAFSTGGRVLDSFRSSLTPQTAEALICAQNWIQSKPLDDMTEEIDGAEEIDEEFINIGKEMEAAFENLNNDSMSLEAQ comes from the exons ATGACATTAAGCATGCAGACAAAATTCAACAAGTATTGGGGTATAACTACAAGTGAGCAGACCAATTTATTATTGTATGTTTCTGTAGTTCTTGACCCTAGGTACAAGCTAGCTTATgtgaattattgttttaatgaatttttggaGGAAGATTGTGCAAAAATATGGACAAATAAGGTTGAAGAAGCATTTCGTCGATTGTGTGATGATTATTATATGagaatgtcaaaagaaaaatattcacaaacaCAATCATGTACACCTATCGAAGGATTTGGCTTTCAAAGTCAAAGTGAAATACCTTCTATCTCATCTAGTGGATCTTACAAGGCACGTGCTACTGTTCATGATAGATTTAAACAAAGTAACAAAACATGTCTAGATGATGCTAAAACAGAGGTGACTCGTTATCTGGATGAGGCTCGTATAGATTGTATGGGCGATGAATATTTAGATTTGCTAACTTGGTGGAAGGTGAATTCCTCTCGATTTAAGATCATTAGCCAAGTAGCTAGGGACATCTACAGTATTCCTATATCAACTGTGCCTTCTGAGTCTGCCTTTAGCACTGGAGGACGGGTGTTAGATTCTTTTCGAAGTTCTTTAACTCCTCAAACTGCAGAGGCACTCATTTGTGCTCAGAATTGGATTCAGTCTAAACCTTTGGATGACATGACTGAAGAAATTGACGGGGCtgaagaaattgatgaag AATTCATAAACATAGGAAAGGAGATGGAAGCTGCATTTGAGAATTTGAATAATGACTCTATG AGTCTTGAAGCTCAATGA
- the LOC103500084 gene encoding 40S ribosomal protein S4-3-like has product MARGLKKHLKRLNAPKHWMLDKLGGAFAPKPSSGPHKSRECLPLILILRNRLKYALTYREVIAILMQRHVLVDGKVRTDKTFPAGFMDILSIPKTNENFRLLYDTKGRFRLHSVRDEEAKYKLCKVRSVQFGQKGIPYLNTFDGRTIRYPDPLIKANDTIKLDLESNKIADFIKFDVGNVVMVTGGRNRGRVGVIKNREKHKGSFETIHIQDATGHEFATRLGNVFTIGKGTKPWVSLPKGKGIKLSIIEEARKRLASQAAVTA; this is encoded by the exons ATG GCAAGAGGGCTGAAGAAGCATTTGAAGAGGCTCAATGCTCCAAAGCATTGGATGCTTGACAAACTTGGTGGTGCATTT GCCCCCAAACCTTCGTCTGGTCCTCATAAGTCAAGGGAGTGCCTCCCCTTGATCCTTATATTGAGGAACCGGCTGAAATATGCTCTCACATACCGTGAGGTAATTGCAATTTTAATGCAACGACATGTTTTGGTCGATGGGAAGGTCCGGACTGATAAGACTTTTCCTGCTGGTTTCATGG ACATTCTGTCAATTCCCAAGACAAATGAGAATTTCCGGCTTCTTTATGACACAAAAGGTCGATTCCGTCTACACTCAGTTAGGGATGAAGAGGCTAAG TATAAGCTGTGCAAAGTTCGCTCAGTGCAGTTTGGGCAAAAGGGCATCCCTTATCTGAACACTTTTGATGGACGCACAATTCGTTATCCTGACCCTCTGATTAAGGCGAACGACACTATCAAGCTAGACCTTGAGTCTAACAAGATTGCTGATTTCATTAAGTTTGATGTAGGAAATGTTGTGATGGTGACTGGTGGAAGAAACAGAGGCAGGGTTGGAGTTATAAAGAACAGGGAGAAGCATAAGGGAAGCTTTGAAACAATCCACATTCAGGATGCAACTGGACATGAATTTGCAACTCGGCTGGGCAATGTGTTCACTATTGGTAAGGGGACTAAGCCATGGGTGTCCCTACCTAAGGGCAAGGGTATTAAATTATCCATCATCGAAGAAGCCAGAAAGAGGCTGGCAAGCCAAGCCGCAGTTACTGCTTAA